The Sinorhizobium fredii genome contains the following window.
TTAAAATCCCTCGGCCTTAGGCTGTACGGGTTCGATCCCCGTCGTCCGCACCACCACCGAAATGCTGCTGCCTCTCAATCACTCCGCCGCAATCTTGAACGGCTGGTCGACGGTTGCGCTCTTGCCGCTGTTGATGTCGTTGAAGCGGAAGCGCAGGACGTAGTCGCCGGCAGGCGCGCCGCTGACGTCGACGGTCAGCGTCGCATAGATCTCCTGGTTGCGAAGATAGCCGGTGAAGGTGAAGTCGCCGAATGCCTTGCGGGTCGCAAGCACCTCGCCCTTGGGGCTGACGATGTCGAGATCGACGGTGAAGCGCGTTTCGAGCTTGCCCTTGGCGCTTGCGTCCTTCCAGGTGAGGCCGACCGGCTCGACATAGGAGAGCAGCGTCTCGCCGGGCTTGAAGACCGAATCCTGCTTCGGCTCGTACATGGCGTAGCCTGCCGGTTCGGCCGTGACGAAAAGCGCCTTGCCGATCGCGAAGGGAAGGGTCTGCGAGAACGCGCTGACGGCCTGGCGCAGCGTTTCTCGTGCTCCTGCCGCGTCGCCGTCGCTTGCCTGCTTCTCCGCTTTCACCGCGGCATCGGAAAGCGGCCCCGCTTCGGCTCCGGAAACGGCCAGGACAGGGGCGGCCAGAGCCAGCATCGCTAGCATGGAGAGATAGTTCGCCATCTCAGTTTCCCAGCATCCCGATTGCTGAAAACTGTCGGCATTTGGCATGCGCAAGTCAAGCCGAAGGAGACTGCCGTGACCGCAGCCGATCGGCGTAGAGTGATGGTTCGCGAGTCTTTGCCAGGCCAAGCGCGCAGCAAGTCAAATCGGTGGTTTCAGTCGCAGCAATGTGCGATAGCGACAGCGATCAAGATGGAACGGGTGATGGCACGAGATGAAGCAGGATGTTGAACAGGCGGCCGCGGCGATGCGCGAAATCTTTCCGGCGACGCCGCTGCAGCCCAACGATCACCTGAGCGCGCGCTACGGCGCCACCGTCTATCTGAAGCGCGAGGATCTTTCGCCGGTACGCTCCTACAAAATCCGCGGTGCCTTCAACTTCTTCCGCAAGGCACTTGCGGCCGGTGCTTCCGGCAAGACCTTCGTCTGCGCCTCGGCCGGAAACCATGCGCAGGGCTTCGCCTTCGTTTGCCGGCACTTCGGCGTTCCGGGTGTCGTCTTCATGCCGGTGACGACGCCGCAGCAGAAGATCGACAAGACCCGCATCTTCGGCGGCGAATACATCACCATCCGCCTCGTCGGCGATATCTTCGACCAGTGCTACCAGGCCGCCCGCGACCATGTCGAGGCGATTGCGGGCGTCATGGTGCCGCCCTTCGATCATGCAGATATCATCGAAGGGCAGGCGACGGTCGCGGCGGAGATCGTCGCGCAATTGCCGGAGGGGCTGCTTCCCGATCTCGTCGTGCTGCCCGTCGGCGGCGGCGGACTGGCGGCCGGCGTGACCGGCTATTTCCGTGATGCCTTGATGCCCGACCGGTTCATGTTCTGCGAGCCGGAGGGCGCGCCGAGCTTGCGGCGCAGCCTGGAGGCGGGCAGCGTCGTGACGCTCGATCAGGTGGATAATTTCGTCGACGGCGCGGCGGTGGGGCGCATCGGCGATCTCAATTTCTCGGCGCTCCGCGATTTCGCGCCCGAGCAGGTGATGCTTCTCGCCGAAAACGCCATCTGTCTGACGATCATCGAGATGCTGAATGTCGAAGGCGTGGTGCTCGAGCCGGCCGGCGCGCTGTCGATTACTGCGCTGGAAGTACTCGGTCGCGAGCGGCTGGTAGGCAAGACGGTGGTCGCGGTCGTTTCCGGCGGCAATTTCGACTTCGAGCGCCTGCCGGACGTCAAGGAGCGCGCCATGCGCCATGCGGGCTTGAAGAAATACTTCATTTTGCGCATGGCGCAGCGACCGGGCGCCTTGCGCGATTTCCTCAATCTGCTGGGCGAAGAGGATGACATCGCCCGGTTCGAATATCTGAAGAAGTCGGCGCGCAATTTCGGCTCCGTGCTGATCGGCATCGAGACCAAGCACGCGGAGAACTTCCCGCTGCTGAAGCAGCGTTTCGACGCGGCCGGGCTGCGATACCAGGACATCACCGAGAACGAGATTCTCGCCAATCTGGTCATCTGACGCGCTTTGCCGCCGGGCAGCGCAAGCGAACCAATTTTGGCTTTGACAGGGGCCGCAGCCACGGCTAACCATGAGCCATGGCATCGTTTTTCTCGAAATTGTTCGGCCTCTCCGGTGGCTCCGAAAAGCCGGTTCAGCCCGCTTCGGGCAAGACCGAGACCTATGCGGATTGCCTGATCCGCGCGACGCCGATGCGCGAGGGCGCGCAGTTCCGGCTTGCCGGCAGCATCGAAAAGACGATGCCCGAGGGCGGCACGAAAGTGCGTAATTTCATCCGCGCCGATCTCTTCACCTCCGAGCAGGACGCCATCGATTCGGCGCTCCGCAAGGGGCGGCAGATCGTCGACGAGCAGCGCGCGGCGCTCTTTGCCGACGAGGCACAGTCGCGCTCGGTGTAAGCAGGACAATCTTGTTCTGCAGCAATCGGTTGCAGTGTTTTCTTAACATGTAAGTCAAGTTCTTGGGGGCGCTCGCCCCTCTGGCCTACCGACGGGGGCCGGCACGCCAGAGGCCACTTGCTCCCGCTATAACCTGATGCGAAAGCGCGCAAAGCCGTCGGCGCCGTCGCCGGCGTCTTCGACGTCGACGGCCTTGACCTGAGCAATAAATTGTCTTGCCTTCGGGCCGCTGTCGAAGACGACGCTGGTGTCCTTGAGCGGTGCAAATTTCCAATTGGCGTCGGCCGACGGATTGATCGTCCCTTGCTCCACGATGTAGCGCACGATCACGTCGCGGTTGGTATCGGGGGCGACGAAGACGACTTTGTCGGCCGCGATTTCCGGGAAGTGCCCGCCGCCGCCGGCGCGGTAGTTGTTGGTCGCCACGACGAATCTTTGGTCCGGGTCGATCGGCTTGCCGTCAAACTGCAGGTCGCGGATGCGGCTTGCCGAGGCGTTTACGAGATTGCCGTCCTTGTCGTATTTGGCCGGTTGCGAAAGATCGATCTGGTAGGTGACGCCGTCGATCACGTCGAAATTATAGGACGGGAAGTCGCCGTTGATGAGGTTCGCGTCGGTCGAGCCCGGCGCGATCTGGTTGAAGATCCCGGAAGACATTTCGAGCCAGTTTCGGACCTGTTCGCCGGTGATGACGACAGCCTGGACCGTATTTGGATAGAGGTAGAGGTCGGCGACGTTCTTGATGGCGATGTCGCCGGCCGGAACGTCGGTATAATAGTCGGCACCGCCGCGTCCGCCGGCCTTGAAGGGGGCCGCTGCCGAGAGCACCGGCAGGTTCTTGTGCTCGGTATCCTTCAGCATGTCGCGGATGTACCAGGTCTGCGCCTGGCTGACGATCTGCACCGAAGGATCGTCGGCAACGAGGGCGAAGTAGGAATAGAGCGGCGCGGAGGTCTTGCCGACCGGGGTGCGGACATAGGCGAGCGTCGCCTCGTGGTCCTTCTGTGCCGCCGCCAGAACTTCCGGCTTGTCGCCGACCTCGGCGATGACCTTCTTCTCCTCCCGCCGGTAGATCGGCCGCGCTTCGCTCGTCGAACCGATCACCCGCCAGGCTCCGCCGTCGCGCTCGAGGAGGAGATCGATCAGGCCGAGATGGGAGCCCCAGAAGCCACCCATCACGCCGGGTTTGCCGGAGATGAGTCCGGTCTTGTTGTCGACGCCTGCGACGGCATCGAACTTCGGCCCCGGGAAATCGAGATGGCTATGGCCGGTGACGATGGCGTCGATGCCGTCGATCGCCGCCAGGGGCACGGAGGCGTTTTCGAGATTTTCGGCATACGCCTGCTGTCCGATGCCGGAGTGGGAGAGGGCGATGACAATATCGGCGCCTTCCTCCCGGATCTGCGGCACCCAGGCTTCCGCGGCCTTGACGATGTCGCGGGCATTCGCCTTGCCTTCGAGGTTCTTGGCGTCCCAGGTCATGATCTGCGGCGGCACGAATCCGATCAGGCCGATACGAATCGGGTGTTCCTCCCCGGCGCCGTCCTTCACCTTCCGATCGAGGATGACGTAGGGCTTGAGGAAAAGTTCGTCCTGGCGGGGGCCGGCGGCGAGCGCGCCCTTGGTCAGGTTGGCGCAGACGATCGGAAAATTCGCGCCGTTCAACACATTGAACATGAAGTCCAGGCCGTAGTTGAACTCGTGGTTGCCAAGCGTGCCGCAGTCATAGCCGAGGACGTTCATGGCGGCGATGATCGGGTGAATGTCGCCCGCCTTCATGCCGCGCTTGTAGGCGATGTAGTCGCCCATCGGGTTGCCCTGCAGGAAGTCGCCGTTGTCGACGAGGATGGCATTGGTTGCCTCGGCGCGGATCGCGTCGATGATCGAGGCGGTGCGCGCCAGGCCGAGCGTGTCGTTCGGCTTGTCGGCGTAATAGTCGTAGGGGAACACATGCACGTGCAGGTCGGTCGTTTCCATGATTCGGAGGTGGGCCTGGTTAGCGGCAGCTCTGACGGAGAAGGGATGCAGCACGGCGAGGGCGGAGGAGGCGGCCAGCGCGCCGAGCAGGGCGCGGCGGGAAATGGGATGCAGTGCGATCTTCGAAGTCATGGCGGTCTCCGTATTCAAGCTCCGTTCGGGCACGTCAAGAACGTGCAAGGCGCCGGCAATGTCGCGTCGGCAGCGCAACCTTTCCGCGCGACTATGACCGACTGGAGCGGAACGGCAAGCGGCAGAATCTCGCCTGTTTTTCGCCGCCTCGTAGGCCGGTAAAGCTTTGTTCAATTTCTAGCTTTAAGGAACGGGCGAGTGAAACGGAAGTCTCCTGCGCGCATGCCAAACGCCAATCTCATGCTCCTGCTTGCCGAGGCCTTGGTTTACGTCGCGTCGATGATCGGGCTTCTTCACCTGCGTGCCCGCCTGGGGCTCGGCGTCTTCGTGGCAGCCCTCGGCGTCATGCATTTCATCGAGACCTATCTTGCCGCCGTCTTTTACGTTCAGCTGCCGTTCGGGGTGATCTCTCCGGGCTCTGCCGTGTTCTTTTCCGGCAAGCTCATGATGATCCTTCTCCTTTACGTGAAGGAGGACGCCGCGACAGTCCGGCAGCCGATCTACGGCTTGCTTGCCGGCAATTTTTTGACTGTGGCGCTCAGCCTGCTGTTGCGGCGGCATGATACCGTCTCGGTCGTCGCCGGCCGTGTCGCCGACATCGCCTTCATCGACGAAATGGGCTGGCTGATGGTCTGGGGCACGACGCTACTATATTTCGATTCGCTGATCATCATCCTGATTTACGAGAAGCTTGGCCGGTGGTTTCGCCGCTTCGTCACGATGCGCTTCCTGATCTGCGGCGTCGTCGTGCTGACATTCGACCAGCTCGGCTTCTATGCGGCGCTCCGCTTCGTGAACGGTGCGCCCTGGGACGTGTTCTGGGGCGGGTGGATGGCGAAGATGCTGGCCGCCCCCTTCTATGCCGTCGCCATCGGATTCTATCTGAGATCTTCGCGTCATGCCTTCCTCGCGATTTCGGACCGGCCGCTCGGCGACGTGTTCAACGACCTCACCTTTCGCGAGCGCTACGAGGATCTCTTGTCGCGTTCCGGTCACGATACCCTGACCGGTGCCCTGGACCGTGGCCGTTTCGAAGCGGAAGGGAAGCAGATGATACGCGAGGCGGCAGCCGACGGCGCTCCGCTCAGCCTGATGCTCATCGATGTCGACCGCTTCAAGAGCGTCAACGATCAGTTCGGCCACATGGAAGGCGATCGCGTGCTGAAGAAACTGGCAGAAGCGGTCAACGCAAAGCTTCAGCCCGAGGATCGCCTGTTCCGCTATGGCGGCGAGGAATTCGTCGTGCTTTGCCCGGGGCTCCCCTATGCGGGTGTCCATTCGCGGGCCGAGGACATACGGCTGGCGGTCTCCTCGGGAGTAAAGACGCCGAATGGGGACCCGGTGACCACCAGCATCGGCGTGTCGTCGACGCTTGCCGATGGCGCCGGGATCAACGAATTGCTGGCGCAGGCCGATATTCGCCTCTATGCCGCCAAGAATACAGGCCGCAACCGGGTGGTCGGCCGTTAAGCCGCGCGAGTGTCAGATCCCGACATTCGGGCGGTCAATGATTTCGCGAAGCGAGAAGCTCGAATTGATCTTCACCACATGCGGAAGCGCCGACAGCCAGTCGCGGTGAATGCGCTCGTAGTCTTCGAGATCCCGTGCCGCGACACGCAGGATGTAGTCGTATTCCCCGGACATCAGATAGCAGACGAGAACATTCGGGCAGAGTTTGACCGCTGCTTCGAATTCGGCGAGCGTCTTGGCGAACTGGCCGGAGAGCGAAATATGCACGATCACCATGATCTTGTAGTCGAGCGCCTTATGCGCGATACGGGCGTGGTAGCCGGCGATCGTGCCGGTTTTCTCGAGGATATCGACGCGCCGCGAACAGGCGGAAGGCGACAGGCCCACCTTGGCGGCGAGATCGGCATTGGAGATTCTGCCCTCTTGCTGCAGGATCCTCAAAATCGAACGATCGATGGCGTCCAGTTCACTCATTCGAGTTTTCCTTCAATAAAAACGTTTCGTACGCAACAAAAGTCGAAAGCAATGCGCTGAGGGGCGCGCCTTTGCAAGGACATTCTCGCCAGCATCTGTTTTCCTTGTCTGATCGCCAATGCCGCGAAAGCGCACAGACAGGAGAGGAACGCGAAGATGCGTGTCGGTTGCCCGAAGGAAATCAAAAATCATGAATACAGGGTCGGCCTGACGCCGGGATCGGTGCGGGAATATGTCGCCCACGGCCACGAGGTGATCGTCGAGACCAAGGCCGGGGCAGGGATCGGGGCGGATGACGACGCCTATCGCGCCGCCGGCGCGCGGATCGTTCCGACGGCCAAGGACGTGTTCGAAAAGGCGGACATGGTGGTCAAGGTCAAGGAGCCGCAGCCGTCCGAATGGACGCAACTGCGCGAGGGCCAGATCCTCTATACCTATCTTCATCTGGCGCCGGATCCGGAGCAGACGAGGGGCCTCTTGAATTCGGGCGTCACCGCCGTTGCCTATGAGACGGTGACGGATGAGCGCGGCGGCCTTCCGCTGCTTGCTCCCATGTCCGAAGTGGCCGGGCGGCTCGCCATCCAGGCTGGCGCCACCTCGCTTCAAAGGGCCAATGGCGGCCGTGGCATCCTGCTCGGCGGCGTTCCCGGCGTGCTTCCCGCCAAGGTGGCGATCATCGGCGGCGGCGTCGTCGGCCTGCACGCCGCGAAAATGGCGGTCGGCCTCGGCGCCGACGTTTCGATCCTTGACCGCTCGATTCCGCGCC
Protein-coding sequences here:
- the ilvA gene encoding threonine ammonia-lyase, which codes for MKQDVEQAAAAMREIFPATPLQPNDHLSARYGATVYLKREDLSPVRSYKIRGAFNFFRKALAAGASGKTFVCASAGNHAQGFAFVCRHFGVPGVVFMPVTTPQQKIDKTRIFGGEYITIRLVGDIFDQCYQAARDHVEAIAGVMVPPFDHADIIEGQATVAAEIVAQLPEGLLPDLVVLPVGGGGLAAGVTGYFRDALMPDRFMFCEPEGAPSLRRSLEAGSVVTLDQVDNFVDGAAVGRIGDLNFSALRDFAPEQVMLLAENAICLTIIEMLNVEGVVLEPAGALSITALEVLGRERLVGKTVVAVVSGGNFDFERLPDVKERAMRHAGLKKYFILRMAQRPGALRDFLNLLGEEDDIARFEYLKKSARNFGSVLIGIETKHAENFPLLKQRFDAAGLRYQDITENEILANLVI
- a CDS encoding Lrp/AsnC family transcriptional regulator, which gives rise to MSELDAIDRSILRILQQEGRISNADLAAKVGLSPSACSRRVDILEKTGTIAGYHARIAHKALDYKIMVIVHISLSGQFAKTLAEFEAAVKLCPNVLVCYLMSGEYDYILRVAARDLEDYERIHRDWLSALPHVVKINSSFSLREIIDRPNVGI
- a CDS encoding bifunctional 2',3'-cyclic-nucleotide 2'-phosphodiesterase/3'-nucleotidase, with the translated sequence MTSKIALHPISRRALLGALAASSALAVLHPFSVRAAANQAHLRIMETTDLHVHVFPYDYYADKPNDTLGLARTASIIDAIRAEATNAILVDNGDFLQGNPMGDYIAYKRGMKAGDIHPIIAAMNVLGYDCGTLGNHEFNYGLDFMFNVLNGANFPIVCANLTKGALAAGPRQDELFLKPYVILDRKVKDGAGEEHPIRIGLIGFVPPQIMTWDAKNLEGKANARDIVKAAEAWVPQIREEGADIVIALSHSGIGQQAYAENLENASVPLAAIDGIDAIVTGHSHLDFPGPKFDAVAGVDNKTGLISGKPGVMGGFWGSHLGLIDLLLERDGGAWRVIGSTSEARPIYRREEKKVIAEVGDKPEVLAAAQKDHEATLAYVRTPVGKTSAPLYSYFALVADDPSVQIVSQAQTWYIRDMLKDTEHKNLPVLSAAAPFKAGGRGGADYYTDVPAGDIAIKNVADLYLYPNTVQAVVITGEQVRNWLEMSSGIFNQIAPGSTDANLINGDFPSYNFDVIDGVTYQIDLSQPAKYDKDGNLVNASASRIRDLQFDGKPIDPDQRFVVATNNYRAGGGGHFPEIAADKVVFVAPDTNRDVIVRYIVEQGTINPSADANWKFAPLKDTSVVFDSGPKARQFIAQVKAVDVEDAGDGADGFARFRIRL
- a CDS encoding HlyU family transcriptional regulator; this encodes MASFFSKLFGLSGGSEKPVQPASGKTETYADCLIRATPMREGAQFRLAGSIEKTMPEGGTKVRNFIRADLFTSEQDAIDSALRKGRQIVDEQRAALFADEAQSRSV
- a CDS encoding GGDEF domain-containing protein, translating into MPNANLMLLLAEALVYVASMIGLLHLRARLGLGVFVAALGVMHFIETYLAAVFYVQLPFGVISPGSAVFFSGKLMMILLLYVKEDAATVRQPIYGLLAGNFLTVALSLLLRRHDTVSVVAGRVADIAFIDEMGWLMVWGTTLLYFDSLIIILIYEKLGRWFRRFVTMRFLICGVVVLTFDQLGFYAALRFVNGAPWDVFWGGWMAKMLAAPFYAVAIGFYLRSSRHAFLAISDRPLGDVFNDLTFRERYEDLLSRSGHDTLTGALDRGRFEAEGKQMIREAAADGAPLSLMLIDVDRFKSVNDQFGHMEGDRVLKKLAEAVNAKLQPEDRLFRYGGEEFVVLCPGLPYAGVHSRAEDIRLAVSSGVKTPNGDPVTTSIGVSSTLADGAGINELLAQADIRLYAAKNTGRNRVVGR
- the ald gene encoding alanine dehydrogenase; the encoded protein is MRVGCPKEIKNHEYRVGLTPGSVREYVAHGHEVIVETKAGAGIGADDDAYRAAGARIVPTAKDVFEKADMVVKVKEPQPSEWTQLREGQILYTYLHLAPDPEQTRGLLNSGVTAVAYETVTDERGGLPLLAPMSEVAGRLAIQAGATSLQRANGGRGILLGGVPGVLPAKVAIIGGGVVGLHAAKMAVGLGADVSILDRSIPRLRQLDDIFNGRVHTRYSTIDALEEEVFSADLVIGAVLIPGAAAPRLVTREMLSGMKKGAVIVDVAIDQGGCFETSHATTHSEPTYEVDGIVHYCVANMPGAVPITSAHALNNATLYYGLQLADRGLKAIAEDRHLRAGLNVHRGRVTNAPVAEALGYDSYAPESVLNVA